One genomic segment of Bdellovibrionales bacterium includes these proteins:
- a CDS encoding transposase, producing the protein MKYEPHCRTWRGLRVYATDGDQYELPRTEDILNQGYRGYPCAGDKETHYPRMYVVHCYDVLGGVTKAFRYSNANEEMHNAMEIAVGLEEKSLTLYDRLFFCKDLVRSHQGSGSYFVARLKEDGWILPEIITFAKSSKRNFSFEFEGTLIHLIKVVNPRTGETALFATNLERSRFRNKEINDLYALRWEAETANRDMTHTLKMEQWHSHFLNGILQEIYTILWLMNQARVQMAQVLRKRCSLDQLFDYTKSNFKLIVDFILDSLEDLTMKRHRRISRRLRYLLKVSTEHRKRRSRSYPRQVKKTRKIYPSASTVPRQK; encoded by the coding sequence ATGAAGTATGAACCTCATTGTCGAACTTGGCGAGGCCTTCGGGTTTATGCCACAGATGGCGACCAGTACGAACTTCCCAGAACTGAGGACATTTTGAATCAAGGATACCGTGGGTACCCCTGTGCCGGCGACAAAGAAACCCATTACCCGCGCATGTATGTGGTTCACTGCTACGATGTGCTTGGCGGTGTGACCAAAGCATTTCGCTATTCCAACGCCAATGAGGAAATGCACAATGCCATGGAAATTGCGGTGGGACTGGAGGAGAAGAGTCTCACACTTTACGATCGCCTTTTCTTTTGCAAGGATCTGGTTCGTTCCCACCAAGGCTCTGGAAGCTACTTTGTAGCTCGTTTAAAAGAAGATGGCTGGATCTTACCTGAGATCATCACGTTTGCCAAAAGCTCGAAGAGAAACTTCAGTTTTGAGTTTGAAGGGACCCTCATTCATTTGATCAAAGTTGTGAATCCTCGAACTGGAGAGACGGCCCTGTTTGCAACGAATTTGGAGAGAAGCCGGTTTAGGAACAAGGAAATCAATGATCTGTATGCGCTCCGCTGGGAAGCTGAGACCGCCAATCGGGATATGACCCACACGCTGAAGATGGAACAGTGGCACTCGCATTTTTTAAATGGAATTTTACAGGAAATTTACACGATTCTTTGGCTAATGAATCAGGCCAGAGTCCAGATGGCCCAAGTGCTTCGAAAGAGATGCAGTCTTGATCAACTTTTTGATTACACCAAATCCAATTTCAAACTGATAGTCGACTTCATCCTGGACAGCCTTGAAGACCTAACAATGAAAAGACATCGTCGTATCAGTCGTCGTCTCAGGTATCTTTTGAAAGTCTCGACTGAACATAGAAAACGCAGATCCAGATCTTATCCGCGTCAGGTTAAAAAAACTCGGAAAATATATCCGTCAGCATCGACCGTGCCGAGGCAAAAGTGA
- a CDS encoding DUF4087 domain-containing protein yields MVTLIALFASSALGETRCGWIDNPTPGNFWLTDRDGEWTIGVQGGYQAEGIEFIAHPTNSQYVDMNGNYGYWCGCITGQSDSDTKRIVNIESSKAKLLKDCLKDENVPKPK; encoded by the coding sequence ATGGTGACCTTGATAGCTTTATTTGCCAGTTCGGCCTTAGGCGAAACAAGATGTGGTTGGATTGATAACCCGACTCCAGGAAACTTTTGGCTCACTGACAGAGATGGAGAGTGGACTATCGGAGTGCAGGGCGGATATCAGGCAGAGGGGATTGAGTTCATTGCACATCCTACTAACTCTCAGTATGTAGATATGAACGGCAACTACGGCTATTGGTGTGGATGCATTACAGGTCAAAGTGACAGCGACACTAAGAGAATAGTTAATATCGAAAGCTCAAAAGCAAAACTCCTAAAAGACTGTTTGAAGGACGAAAATGTACCAAAACCAAAATAA